The following coding sequences are from one Crateriforma spongiae window:
- a CDS encoding efflux RND transporter periplasmic adaptor subunit, with the protein MKPDNLNRTRLYRRRRPSSVQWMACVALILSAAMIGDSGRAAAQTRSAPPSVPLVFDGFTEPAEDVLVSGVDLGRLTAIHVRMGDRVSKGDLLAQLDDQLQESALRISQAQADMTGEIRMAVAEQKLQQLKTESLRKLAADGMARPEELQRAEADLEAAKARVEIAQEQQRLRRLQVQRDQIELNRRKVLAPCDGRIARVMHAAGEYLTPADAVIFRLIATDTLDAVFNVPVEHIHHVQMGQTVSVFLRSQGKTVDGTVDRISPAIDGESGTVQVKVLLDNRDETFLAGDRCTLQLTPQRTARTTSGSRNSVTRVSRIHWQPVAPEAVAQ; encoded by the coding sequence ATGAAGCCCGACAATTTGAACCGCACCCGCCTGTACCGTCGCCGGCGACCGTCGTCCGTCCAATGGATGGCCTGCGTCGCGTTGATCCTGTCCGCGGCGATGATCGGCGATTCGGGACGGGCCGCGGCACAGACCCGTTCCGCACCGCCCAGCGTTCCCCTGGTTTTTGATGGCTTCACCGAACCGGCCGAAGACGTTTTGGTGTCCGGCGTCGATCTCGGGCGGCTGACGGCGATTCACGTTCGCATGGGCGACCGGGTCAGCAAAGGTGACTTGCTGGCTCAACTGGACGATCAACTACAGGAATCGGCACTTCGCATCAGCCAAGCTCAGGCGGACATGACGGGCGAGATTCGCATGGCGGTTGCCGAACAAAAGCTGCAACAGTTGAAGACCGAATCGCTGCGAAAACTGGCGGCCGACGGGATGGCGCGACCGGAGGAACTGCAGCGTGCCGAGGCGGATTTGGAAGCCGCCAAAGCACGCGTGGAAATCGCTCAGGAACAACAACGTCTGCGACGCTTGCAGGTCCAGCGTGACCAGATCGAATTGAACCGACGAAAAGTGCTGGCACCCTGTGACGGCCGAATCGCCCGCGTGATGCACGCGGCCGGGGAATATCTGACGCCCGCCGATGCGGTGATTTTTCGATTGATCGCCACCGACACGCTGGATGCCGTCTTCAACGTGCCCGTCGAACACATCCACCATGTCCAAATGGGCCAGACGGTCAGCGTTTTTCTGCGCAGCCAAGGCAAAACGGTGGACGGAACCGTCGATCGCATCAGCCCCGCCATCGACGGCGAAAGCGGTACCGTCCAGGTGAAAGTCTTGCTTGACAATCGCGACGAAACTTTCTTGGCCGGTGATCGCTGTACGCTTCAGTTGACACCCCAGCGGACCGCCCGCACCACATCCGGATCCCGCAATTCGGTGACCAGGGTATCACGCATCCATTGGCAACCCGTTGCACCGGAGGCCGTGGCCCAATGA
- a CDS encoding TolC family protein, with protein MHLTDWRNGIRVVFVLIGTLPAFCAAPILVAETPNVPASAPPAVPAERMIVPAAEPSTAFLAADSDTLAWWREASQNPTLHKQRFVAFDLPTVLIDTLANSPMIQTVQESASIKLEQIIQQDAAFDSRYVLDAGYDQTNDPVGNALVTGGPPRLRERSWAFNGGVRRTARTGTQIDLTQELGLLDSNSQFFEPADQGNARLSLSLTQPLMAGRGRVFNERLLVQAKLDSRIAWQQMQRDVSDRITEVISAYLLLYQRRCHLIQQDELIRRGQNIERVLRGRSDFDVSHLELTKLRQRVSSRNDERLQLDAGVQRQQATLRNLIGSDELNVAPLSLELIPDAPPSTAHRPITLAEAMRVGMESRPEIRMAMEDIQSAALGIQVTRNQLMPRLDAVVNGYLAGLSGDYGVARSFGEQFYESGPGIMAGLEYELPRGNRLARSRHREAMHRYRQKSARLQEVIQDVRLEIETALIRWETAEKLRQTKRITLAAAREEEEMLTRRFAIVGADGSHAGLVLESLLESQQRRTMAERMLVSAEAEYHIAWVEMQRAMGILLKREGITAVRDACNDVRFDYAQTIDSSSLDLDTVTTDDEPAVIPLPLDRLESMDEPVPAEPEMRNDVFAPGSTGDSSGGYSDAVPVQIGDAQFQPIETNNAPESGSVRSYLLMEAASADVKEGKR; from the coding sequence ATGCACCTAACAGATTGGCGAAACGGAATTCGCGTTGTCTTTGTCCTGATCGGGACATTGCCAGCGTTCTGTGCTGCGCCGATCTTGGTCGCCGAAACACCGAATGTTCCCGCATCCGCCCCCCCGGCAGTGCCGGCCGAACGGATGATCGTCCCTGCGGCCGAACCGTCGACGGCATTCTTGGCGGCCGACAGCGACACGCTGGCATGGTGGCGTGAAGCGTCCCAGAATCCGACCCTGCACAAGCAACGCTTTGTCGCGTTCGATTTGCCGACGGTTCTGATCGATACGTTGGCCAACAGCCCGATGATTCAAACGGTCCAGGAATCGGCCAGCATCAAACTGGAGCAGATCATCCAGCAGGACGCCGCGTTTGATTCACGCTACGTTTTGGACGCCGGGTACGATCAAACCAACGATCCGGTCGGTAACGCTTTGGTGACCGGCGGGCCGCCACGGTTGCGTGAACGGTCATGGGCGTTCAACGGTGGCGTGCGACGCACCGCTCGCACTGGTACCCAGATCGACTTGACGCAAGAACTGGGCCTGCTGGACAGCAACAGTCAGTTCTTTGAACCTGCCGATCAGGGCAACGCACGTCTAAGCCTCAGCCTGACTCAGCCCCTGATGGCGGGCCGCGGGCGTGTGTTCAATGAACGACTGTTGGTTCAAGCCAAGTTGGACAGCCGCATCGCCTGGCAGCAAATGCAGCGTGATGTCAGCGATCGAATCACCGAAGTCATCTCCGCGTACTTGTTGTTGTACCAGCGACGTTGTCATCTGATTCAGCAAGATGAACTGATTCGACGCGGACAAAACATCGAACGCGTGCTGCGCGGTCGCAGCGACTTTGACGTCAGCCATCTGGAACTGACCAAGCTGCGTCAACGCGTCTCCAGCCGCAACGATGAACGACTGCAGTTGGACGCCGGCGTCCAACGACAACAAGCGACGCTGCGGAACCTGATCGGATCGGATGAACTGAACGTCGCCCCGTTGTCGCTGGAACTGATCCCCGACGCACCGCCATCGACGGCACACCGGCCGATCACCTTGGCCGAAGCGATGCGAGTGGGCATGGAATCGCGTCCGGAAATTCGCATGGCGATGGAAGACATCCAGTCGGCCGCTTTGGGGATCCAAGTGACTCGGAATCAGCTGATGCCGCGTTTGGATGCGGTCGTCAACGGATACTTGGCGGGTCTAAGCGGGGACTACGGCGTTGCCCGTTCCTTCGGCGAACAGTTCTACGAATCGGGCCCGGGCATCATGGCGGGATTGGAGTACGAATTGCCTCGCGGGAACCGGCTGGCTCGTTCGCGACACCGCGAAGCGATGCATCGGTATCGCCAAAAATCGGCGCGACTTCAAGAAGTGATCCAGGACGTGCGGCTGGAAATCGAAACGGCGTTGATCCGATGGGAAACCGCCGAAAAGCTTCGCCAAACCAAACGCATCACCTTGGCCGCGGCTCGCGAAGAAGAGGAAATGCTGACCCGGCGTTTCGCGATTGTCGGTGCGGACGGATCTCACGCCGGCCTGGTCTTGGAATCACTGTTGGAATCACAGCAGCGCCGCACGATGGCCGAACGCATGTTGGTGTCCGCCGAAGCGGAATACCACATCGCATGGGTCGAAATGCAACGCGCGATGGGAATCTTGCTGAAACGCGAGGGCATCACGGCGGTGCGTGACGCATGCAATGACGTTCGGTTCGACTACGCCCAAACGATCGATTCGTCATCGTTGGACTTGGACACGGTGACCACCGATGACGAACCCGCGGTCATTCCGTTGCCTCTGGATCGCCTGGAATCGATGGACGAACCCGTGCCCGCCGAACCCGAGATGCGAAACGATGTTTTCGCGCCCGGCAGCACCGGCGATTCCAGCGGCGGCTATTCCGACGCCGTGCCCGTTCAAATCGGCGACGCTCAATTCCAGCCCATTGAAACGAACAACGCACCGGAATCCGGATCGGTGCGATCGTACTTGCTGATGGAAGCGGCTTCGGCCGACGTCAAGGAAGGAAAACGATGA
- a CDS encoding efflux RND transporter periplasmic adaptor subunit, with the protein MKDDHDLQQDIQQMLKSESVVATAGHSVRTALANADEGITQLAHMLGQMESPVETEAAKRPTAGLQTPLDCVVCIAGAKNLRESAERVVQRLASEYSGCHVRIAFGQRSMTRLYDHRLGWLSPSNRLRQSMQPLFQEGIEKEQNQSHGRTLRIDGVWVINLSEIGGKRHCFLWIQPQAGTKTEPASSSLVWMGRSSRALATTLWRQPRVAMPSSASVLGRRPVLAGFLAMLVVSLLAFWPVAYPIRCTAVIKPQGQRMVASPFEATLLKSHVLPGDRVQAGQCLLELDGRPLRLELESIAAESQRAEKAENVALASGDIAAAQQAALEQRQLSRRRDLLEDRLSRLQICSPMDALVISGDLSQYVGAPLKMGQSLLEIAPQGDMRVEVQIPEFEIGMVAPQADTHIRFPALGGESYDADLGQIYPAAEIRDDQNVFLAHVTIPNDSDDLRPGMKGLARISGPTRPRIWSYVRGIWEKSLWWMGY; encoded by the coding sequence ATGAAAGACGATCACGATTTGCAGCAAGACATCCAGCAGATGCTGAAGTCGGAATCCGTCGTGGCGACGGCGGGGCACTCGGTCCGTACGGCGCTTGCCAACGCCGACGAGGGAATCACGCAACTGGCTCACATGTTGGGCCAGATGGAATCGCCTGTGGAAACCGAGGCGGCCAAAAGACCGACCGCGGGTCTGCAAACACCTCTGGACTGCGTTGTTTGCATCGCCGGTGCAAAAAATCTTCGCGAATCGGCTGAGCGTGTCGTACAACGGCTTGCATCGGAGTATTCCGGATGCCATGTCCGCATCGCATTCGGCCAGCGAAGCATGACGAGGCTGTACGACCATCGATTGGGCTGGCTCAGTCCATCGAATCGTTTGCGCCAGTCGATGCAGCCGTTGTTCCAGGAAGGCATCGAAAAGGAACAGAATCAATCGCACGGCCGGACCCTGCGTATCGACGGTGTTTGGGTGATCAATCTGTCGGAAATCGGCGGCAAGCGGCACTGCTTCTTGTGGATCCAGCCTCAGGCGGGCACCAAGACCGAACCGGCCAGTTCATCGTTGGTTTGGATGGGACGATCGTCGCGTGCTCTGGCGACAACGCTTTGGCGGCAACCACGTGTCGCAATGCCATCGAGTGCATCGGTCTTGGGGCGACGTCCCGTTTTGGCCGGTTTTCTGGCCATGTTGGTGGTTTCGTTGTTGGCGTTCTGGCCGGTCGCCTATCCGATACGTTGCACCGCGGTGATCAAGCCCCAAGGACAGCGAATGGTCGCCAGTCCGTTCGAAGCAACCTTGTTGAAAAGTCACGTGTTGCCCGGCGACCGTGTGCAGGCCGGCCAGTGCTTGTTGGAATTGGACGGTCGCCCGTTGCGTTTGGAATTGGAATCGATCGCCGCGGAAAGCCAGCGGGCGGAGAAGGCGGAAAACGTCGCCTTGGCGTCCGGTGACATCGCGGCGGCTCAGCAGGCGGCTTTGGAACAGCGACAGCTTTCACGCCGTCGCGATTTGTTGGAGGACCGTTTAAGCCGTCTGCAGATTTGCAGCCCAATGGACGCTCTGGTGATCAGTGGCGACCTAAGCCAGTACGTCGGCGCACCGTTGAAAATGGGCCAGTCGCTGTTGGAAATCGCACCGCAGGGTGACATGCGTGTGGAGGTGCAAATCCCCGAGTTCGAAATCGGCATGGTGGCCCCCCAGGCGGACACCCACATTCGTTTTCCCGCACTGGGCGGTGAATCCTATGACGCCGACTTGGGCCAGATCTATCCGGCGGCCGAAATTCGTGACGACCAGAACGTCTTTCTTGCCCACGTCACGATTCCCAACGACAGCGACGATTTGCGACCCGGGATGAAGGGGTTGGCCAGAATTTCTGGACCGACCCGTCCGCGGATCTGGTCGTACGTTCGTGGCATTTGGGAAAAATCGCTGTGGTGGATGGGGTACTGA
- a CDS encoding site-2 protease family protein — MMEGFVPHLDSEVRLSPRTIGGQSGAIAHHQGLEKFFRFGCEEALLIGMIDGRRSVEDLLLGMQRAGVDWSADDVVGFLSMLIRERLLLPPVQEFDQEKAEQLGRKTDPLRWWMTPLSSVVSLRIPLMDFDRPALRMCRHFGFLFQPVAVAVWAVLVISAMVMMALRRDELAGELSRLFDRQMWVPMLGIWLLCKMLHEAGHAVAAKRQGVRIGKTGVMFFLMAPLAYVDVTASWMLPRRTSRMAIALAGVYVELAVASVAAWCWWCLPDGLVRHIAAQVFVVAGPATLLVNANPLLRLDGYYVLSDLVDIPNLRSHGRRQLAGWLEYVLLAVPRESSLLAGWRVPFATGHSMASVAFQFVWMAGLIFAVSYWAKGLGILVAVVAVLLWAAIPLGNWMLRHVRDGDWRRRYRLGLSVVLLVSLGQWLWNQRSPITRRVPVVVRYHDEQIARAPSDAFIVGVFVEGGQRVESGSLLMRLQNDELQVQHDQTADRLDLAKRREVQLRRQGKLADAEIEKRQAENLKHQLDDLRRRLDELQVTAKRDGMVTTSNPIDLLGQFVTEGTELVRVSDAHEKELLASIGESDAPAYRRAVKSAQPVRVRLRGGVGITALPVSLRPRADMQLPHPALSVAIGGPLPVQPDPESGENRLIAPRFTATSPIEPVAAASVRAGQQGTMVISDDRTIGQRIWERLDPQSMR, encoded by the coding sequence ATGATGGAAGGATTCGTACCGCACCTGGATTCCGAGGTGCGTTTGTCACCACGAACGATCGGCGGACAATCCGGCGCGATCGCGCATCACCAAGGGCTTGAAAAGTTCTTTCGGTTCGGTTGCGAAGAAGCGTTGTTGATCGGCATGATCGACGGACGGCGCAGCGTCGAAGACTTGCTGTTGGGCATGCAACGCGCCGGTGTCGATTGGTCGGCGGATGATGTGGTCGGTTTTTTGTCGATGCTGATTCGCGAGCGATTGCTGTTGCCTCCGGTGCAAGAGTTCGATCAGGAAAAAGCCGAACAGCTTGGCCGAAAAACCGATCCGCTGCGTTGGTGGATGACCCCGCTATCGTCGGTGGTCAGTTTGCGAATCCCCTTGATGGACTTCGATCGCCCGGCCCTGCGCATGTGTCGGCACTTCGGGTTTTTGTTCCAACCCGTTGCTGTCGCGGTCTGGGCCGTCTTGGTCATCAGCGCGATGGTCATGATGGCATTGCGACGCGATGAACTGGCGGGCGAACTATCGCGGTTGTTCGACCGTCAGATGTGGGTTCCCATGCTGGGCATCTGGTTGCTGTGCAAGATGCTTCACGAAGCGGGCCACGCGGTTGCCGCCAAACGCCAGGGAGTTCGCATTGGCAAAACCGGCGTGATGTTCTTTCTGATGGCACCGCTGGCCTACGTCGATGTGACCGCGTCATGGATGCTGCCGCGGCGGACGTCACGGATGGCCATCGCACTGGCCGGTGTGTACGTGGAATTGGCCGTTGCATCGGTGGCGGCATGGTGTTGGTGGTGCTTGCCCGACGGACTGGTTCGACACATCGCTGCGCAAGTGTTTGTGGTGGCCGGTCCGGCGACGTTGCTGGTCAACGCCAACCCGTTGCTACGTCTGGACGGCTACTATGTCTTGTCGGATCTGGTGGACATCCCCAATCTGCGATCGCACGGGCGTCGGCAATTGGCCGGATGGCTGGAGTATGTGCTGTTGGCGGTTCCGCGTGAATCGTCACTGTTGGCCGGCTGGCGAGTCCCGTTTGCCACCGGTCACTCGATGGCGTCGGTCGCGTTCCAGTTCGTTTGGATGGCGGGATTGATTTTCGCCGTTTCCTACTGGGCCAAAGGCTTGGGGATTTTGGTCGCGGTCGTCGCGGTCTTGCTTTGGGCAGCGATCCCGCTGGGCAATTGGATGCTACGTCATGTGCGTGACGGGGATTGGCGGCGTCGATACCGCTTGGGGCTTTCGGTCGTTCTCCTTGTGTCGCTTGGTCAGTGGCTATGGAACCAACGTTCCCCGATCACCCGTCGTGTCCCAGTCGTGGTGCGATACCACGACGAACAGATCGCACGCGCACCGTCCGACGCGTTTATCGTCGGCGTTTTTGTCGAAGGCGGGCAACGCGTCGAAAGCGGCAGTCTGTTGATGCGGTTGCAGAACGACGAATTGCAGGTGCAGCACGACCAGACCGCTGATCGTTTGGACTTGGCAAAGCGGCGGGAGGTCCAACTGCGTCGGCAAGGAAAGTTGGCTGATGCGGAGATTGAAAAACGCCAAGCCGAAAACCTGAAGCACCAGTTGGATGATCTGCGTCGGCGTTTGGACGAATTGCAAGTGACCGCAAAACGTGACGGCATGGTCACGACGTCAAATCCGATCGACTTGCTGGGCCAATTCGTGACCGAGGGCACGGAACTGGTGCGTGTTTCCGACGCCCATGAAAAAGAGCTGTTGGCTTCGATCGGTGAATCCGATGCCCCGGCGTATCGTCGAGCGGTGAAGTCGGCCCAGCCTGTTCGAGTTCGATTGCGGGGCGGCGTTGGCATCACGGCGTTGCCCGTTTCGCTGCGTCCGCGTGCCGACATGCAATTGCCCCATCCGGCTCTTTCGGTGGCGATCGGCGGTCCGTTGCCGGTACAGCCGGATCCCGAATCGGGCGAAAACCGTTTGATCGCTCCACGGTTCACGGCGACCAGTCCGATCGAACCGGTGGCCGCGGCATCGGTTCGTGCAGGACAACAGGGCACGATGGTGATCAGCGATGACCGCACGATCGGCCAACGCATCTGGGAACGCTTGGATCCGCAATCAATGCGATAG